A genomic segment from Insulibacter thermoxylanivorax encodes:
- a CDS encoding spore coat protein gives MTNDVHHQQRQTLAAESGDRQLLLLVMAELKRAAQEYAAAALEAHHPEVRRFFQGLVERTCQHHDTLLRSMIELGMIARPQPARQEDVRQCILHSQQEGNELHAYVHHQLRYEAGQGPSAAWGTMWGTMPSSYGLSVGQTGGYTGQAQQYQQPQRFQQPAYPMHHRDDPPASMQSAQRVQDMVNTYGQYSQVHRPTAAEPSGDPSKERRRTESLYDEAAADDPTELQAHQPGTFGFNQEFGHPEGTSSDRAASTAATAGTSSYTSTEEEAAERP, from the coding sequence ATGACGAATGATGTGCATCACCAGCAGCGGCAGACGCTGGCGGCAGAGTCCGGGGATCGCCAGCTCCTGCTGCTCGTCATGGCGGAGCTGAAGCGGGCTGCTCAGGAATATGCAGCGGCGGCGCTGGAAGCCCATCATCCGGAGGTGCGAAGATTCTTCCAAGGCCTGGTTGAGCGGACTTGCCAGCATCATGATACGCTGCTTCGCAGCATGATCGAGCTGGGGATGATCGCACGGCCGCAGCCGGCCCGGCAGGAGGATGTTCGACAGTGCATCCTTCACAGCCAACAGGAAGGCAATGAACTCCATGCCTATGTGCACCATCAGCTGCGATATGAAGCGGGACAAGGTCCGAGCGCAGCCTGGGGCACGATGTGGGGTACGATGCCTTCTTCCTATGGACTAAGTGTCGGTCAAACCGGAGGTTATACCGGACAAGCTCAGCAATATCAGCAGCCTCAGCGGTTCCAGCAGCCGGCATATCCCATGCATCACAGGGATGATCCGCCTGCGTCAATGCAGTCTGCACAGAGGGTGCAGGACATGGTGAACACTTACGGTCAATATAGTCAAGTACATAGGCCAACTGCCGCTGAACCGTCCGGCGATCCGTCCAAGGAACGGAGACGAACAGAGTCCTTATATGATGAAGCGGCAGCTGACGATCCGACCGAACTGCAGGCCCATCAGCCGGGAACCTTCGGATTTAACCAAGAATTCGGGCATCCTGAGGGGACTTCGAGCGATCGTGCTGCAAGTACGGCTGCGACGGCCGGCACCTCTTCCTATACATCAACGGAAGAGGAAGCCGCTGAGAGGCCATGA
- a CDS encoding heptaprenylglyceryl phosphate synthase, whose amino-acid sequence MHEDIRHWRHVFKLDPDKEISDEHLDRICTSGTDAIVVGGSTGVTFDNTIDLLARVRRYELPCVSEISTIEAVVPGFDLYLIPVVLNSRQGQWITGRHREALKQFGKMLPWESLVPEGYVVLNEDSTVARLTQADANLGRQDVIACANLSEKLFRLPVCYLEYSGKFGDMDLVREVRDTLEESQLFYGGGIDSAERARQALAAADTIVVGNIIYEDIERALETVVDR is encoded by the coding sequence ATGCATGAAGATATTCGCCATTGGCGGCATGTGTTTAAGTTAGATCCGGATAAGGAGATCTCGGACGAGCATCTCGACCGCATCTGTACATCCGGTACGGATGCGATCGTCGTCGGCGGCTCCACCGGAGTGACCTTCGACAACACCATCGATCTCCTAGCGCGGGTCAGGCGGTATGAGCTGCCCTGCGTGAGCGAGATCTCGACGATAGAAGCGGTTGTGCCGGGCTTCGATCTCTATCTGATCCCCGTGGTGCTGAATTCCAGACAGGGGCAGTGGATCACCGGCCGCCACCGGGAAGCGCTCAAACAGTTCGGCAAGATGCTCCCTTGGGAGTCCCTGGTCCCGGAAGGATACGTCGTATTAAATGAAGATTCAACGGTAGCCAGGCTGACCCAAGCCGATGCGAATCTGGGCCGGCAAGATGTGATCGCCTGTGCGAACTTGTCAGAGAAGTTGTTCCGCTTACCCGTCTGCTACTTGGAGTACAGCGGGAAGTTCGGCGATATGGATCTGGTGCGCGAGGTGCGGGACACCCTTGAGGAGTCACAGCTTTTCTACGGCGGCGGGATCGATTCCGCGGAGCGGGCGCGGCAAGCGCTGGCTGCGGCGGATACGATCGTCGTCGGCAATATCATCTATGAGGATATCGAGCGTGCTTTGGAAACGGTGGTTGACCGTTAG
- a CDS encoding extracellular solute-binding protein, with translation MKALFKKSMIAVLSFVLLISLAACGSGSKSKSNNAGDGTAGGNETKTIELTLWDQSVGNTDPSAKLIPEIVETWNKENPHIQVKRTGTSGEQYKTKIKTAIAANEAPDIFYGMGGGSFMQPYIENGDVLDITDYVTEDVKARIKPGVIETLEHNGRLFTLPVYTHIANLYINTELFEKAGAEIPTTYTELLEAVAKLRAAGITPAVLGEKDRWPGMYWYNIIAMRQAGHDAVVEAFHDPSKWNSPDFVEAARKMQELVKAGLFNDSMFSMSYDEMLGAFNAGNGAMMFQANWVNAGIEDPSSATKGKVVVVPFPVFEDGKGTVNEFFGGSSDGYYISSSTKHPDEAYQFLLYLSEQLGTRGFLMGAGLPTWNTDGLDTSSLSHLDLTFAELMDTAESFIPWWDNIFPATSAETHKNLVAQLLAGDLTPEQFAEEMSKLEPTELNLQ, from the coding sequence ATGAAAGCGTTATTCAAAAAATCCATGATCGCAGTGTTGTCCTTCGTCCTGCTCATCAGCCTTGCCGCTTGTGGAAGCGGTTCAAAATCCAAGAGCAACAATGCAGGCGACGGAACGGCGGGCGGAAATGAAACCAAAACCATCGAATTGACACTCTGGGATCAGTCCGTCGGTAATACAGACCCATCCGCCAAACTGATTCCGGAAATCGTGGAAACCTGGAACAAAGAGAACCCTCACATCCAGGTGAAGCGCACAGGTACATCAGGTGAACAATACAAGACCAAGATCAAAACCGCTATCGCAGCCAATGAAGCACCGGATATTTTCTACGGCATGGGCGGCGGGAGCTTCATGCAGCCGTACATCGAAAACGGCGATGTCCTCGACATTACGGATTACGTAACAGAAGATGTGAAGGCAAGAATTAAGCCGGGCGTCATCGAAACGCTGGAACACAACGGAAGGCTCTTTACACTTCCGGTTTATACGCACATCGCTAACCTGTACATCAACACAGAATTGTTTGAAAAAGCAGGAGCAGAAATTCCTACTACTTATACAGAACTGCTGGAAGCTGTTGCGAAGCTCCGCGCTGCAGGCATAACGCCGGCTGTTCTCGGCGAGAAAGACCGCTGGCCGGGCATGTATTGGTACAACATCATCGCGATGCGTCAAGCTGGTCATGATGCAGTAGTTGAAGCGTTCCATGATCCGTCCAAATGGAACTCCCCGGACTTCGTGGAAGCGGCTCGTAAGATGCAAGAGCTGGTCAAGGCCGGTCTGTTTAACGACAGCATGTTCAGCATGAGCTATGATGAGATGCTCGGCGCATTCAACGCGGGCAACGGCGCTATGATGTTCCAAGCTAACTGGGTAAATGCCGGTATTGAGGATCCATCCTCGGCCACGAAGGGTAAAGTTGTCGTCGTTCCGTTCCCGGTATTTGAAGACGGTAAAGGAACGGTAAATGAATTCTTCGGCGGGTCTTCAGACGGATACTACATCAGCAGCAGCACCAAGCATCCGGATGAAGCTTATCAATTCCTGCTGTATCTGAGTGAACAACTTGGTACGCGCGGATTCCTCATGGGAGCAGGCCTGCCGACTTGGAACACAGACGGTCTTGATACCTCCAGCCTCTCTCATCTGGATCTGACCTTTGCTGAGCTGATGGATACGGCAGAATCGTTCATCCCATGGTGGGATAACATCTTCCCGGCAACATCGGCTGAAACACACAAAAACCTGGTTGCACAACTGCTGGCAGGCGACCTTACTCCTGAACAATTCGCTGAAGAGATGTCCAAGTTAGAACCTACAGAATTGAACCTGCAATGA
- a CDS encoding carbohydrate ABC transporter permease, with translation MEAAISGQPRKSKLFYRIGMILLQAMLVLFAVVQIYPLIWLAFFSLKDNSEIFSGDVLGPPKQFLWSNYTKALSDGNVLTYFINSVWVTAVTIFLVLLLSSMSAYAITRMKWRFSNATMTLILLGMMVPIHAALLPLFMVLRNLKLLNTHWALIIPYVAFGLPLAIFILASFFKGVPREMEESAVMDGCGIYRTFFFIVLPLVRPALVTVAIFTFLSSWNELMFAVTFINDTIYQTLTVGIMSMVGTYITQWGIIGAGLMISTIPTIIIYLLLNKQVQESMIAGAVKG, from the coding sequence ATGGAAGCAGCAATCTCGGGACAACCTCGGAAATCCAAGCTGTTCTACAGGATCGGCATGATCCTGCTGCAAGCGATGCTCGTCCTCTTCGCTGTCGTGCAGATCTATCCGCTCATCTGGCTGGCCTTCTTTTCACTGAAGGATAACAGCGAGATTTTCAGCGGGGATGTCTTGGGACCGCCCAAACAATTTCTATGGAGCAACTATACCAAGGCTCTCTCCGACGGAAATGTGCTGACTTATTTTATAAACAGCGTGTGGGTCACCGCAGTTACGATCTTCCTCGTATTGCTCCTCTCCTCCATGTCCGCTTATGCTATCACCCGGATGAAATGGAGATTTAGCAATGCGACGATGACGCTCATCTTGCTTGGCATGATGGTGCCGATCCACGCCGCGCTGCTGCCGCTCTTCATGGTGCTTAGAAATCTGAAACTGCTGAACACCCATTGGGCGCTTATCATCCCATACGTAGCATTCGGGCTCCCGCTCGCGATATTTATTCTCGCCAGCTTCTTCAAAGGTGTTCCCCGCGAGATGGAAGAATCAGCCGTAATGGATGGATGCGGTATATACCGGACGTTCTTCTTCATCGTATTGCCGCTTGTTCGTCCGGCGCTGGTGACTGTGGCGATCTTTACCTTCCTGTCCTCGTGGAACGAGCTGATGTTTGCCGTCACCTTCATCAATGACACCATCTATCAGACGTTGACGGTCGGGATCATGTCCATGGTCGGAACCTATATTACCCAATGGGGTATCATCGGGGCAGGTTTGATGATCTCTACGATTCCTACGATCATCATCTATTTGCTCCTCAACAAACAAGTGCAGGAAAGTATGATCGCAGGAGCCGTCAAAGGCTGA
- the pcrA gene encoding DNA helicase PcrA — protein MSPSIDIEEVIQQLNDRQREAVQTTEGPLLIMAGAGSGKTRVLTHRIAYLIATRKAPPWAILAITFTNKAAREMQERVTKLVGAEGHDIWVSTFHSMCVRILRRDIERIGYKSAFTILDADDQLSVIRACLKELNLDPKIYEPRAILSMISSAKNELIDAAKYADSAGFDHFKKITAQVYQLYERKLRSNHALDFDDLIMKTIELFKQEPEVLDYYQKKFRYIHVDEYQDTNHAQYMLCKYLAAAHRNLCVVGDSDQSIYRWRGADISNILNFEKDYPEAKTIMLEQNYRSTGFILKAANEVISRNTGRKPKNLWTDRGDGSKIKIYYADSEHAEGYHIVSEIQQHIRDGRSYRDHAILYRTNAQSRVIEEIFLKSNIPYQIVGGIRFYERKEIKDLLAYLRLVSNTDDDISFLRIVNEPKRGIGQATLDVLTAYAAGRGLSLFASLDELDAIEIGTRQKNALYDFKQLIDQLRQMADYLPVTELTEQLLERTGYRAQLAQENTIESRTRVENIDEFLSVTQDYEEKNEDKSLLAFLTDLALIADIDTLADENPEDPEDRVTLMTMHSAKGLEFPYVFVIGMEEGVFPHSRALNDPEELEEERRLAYVAITRAEEKLVLSCARMRTLFGRTNLNMPSRFLQEIPEEITEVVGGDADGGYGYGGAGGYGRAGYGGASGYGRSGGYGGVSRYSGSRWMDDWDAVDEPDAGSSWSSSGAAQRSSNGRRAASRSTYGAGRVIGGAANQSGGDGGGGSVEWKTGDKVSHKKWGIGTVVSVKGSGDDQELQIAFPAPTGIKKLLARFAPITKA, from the coding sequence ATGAGCCCATCTATTGATATTGAAGAAGTCATCCAGCAATTGAATGATCGTCAGCGCGAAGCTGTGCAGACGACGGAAGGCCCGCTCTTGATCATGGCCGGGGCAGGAAGCGGCAAGACGCGGGTGCTGACGCATCGCATCGCTTATCTGATCGCGACGCGCAAGGCTCCGCCCTGGGCGATCCTCGCCATTACGTTCACCAATAAGGCGGCAAGGGAGATGCAGGAGCGGGTGACCAAGCTGGTCGGCGCCGAGGGGCACGATATCTGGGTATCCACCTTCCACAGCATGTGCGTGCGCATCTTGAGGCGGGATATCGAGCGCATCGGATATAAGTCTGCCTTTACGATCCTCGATGCAGACGATCAGCTGTCGGTGATCCGCGCCTGCCTGAAGGAGCTGAACCTCGATCCGAAGATCTACGAACCGCGTGCGATCCTGTCGATGATCAGCAGTGCGAAGAACGAACTGATCGATGCGGCGAAGTATGCGGACAGCGCGGGTTTTGATCATTTTAAGAAAATCACCGCCCAAGTCTACCAGCTCTATGAACGGAAATTGCGCAGCAACCATGCCCTGGACTTCGATGACTTGATCATGAAGACGATCGAGTTGTTCAAGCAAGAGCCGGAAGTGCTGGATTACTATCAGAAGAAGTTCCGCTATATTCATGTGGATGAATATCAGGACACGAACCATGCGCAGTATATGTTGTGCAAATATCTGGCGGCGGCGCACCGCAACCTGTGCGTTGTCGGCGACAGCGACCAGTCGATCTACCGCTGGCGCGGAGCGGATATCTCCAATATCTTAAACTTCGAGAAGGACTATCCGGAAGCGAAGACGATTATGCTGGAGCAGAACTACCGCTCAACGGGCTTTATCCTGAAAGCGGCCAATGAAGTGATCTCCCGCAATACCGGACGCAAGCCGAAGAACCTGTGGACGGATCGGGGCGACGGCAGCAAGATCAAGATCTACTATGCCGATTCGGAGCATGCGGAGGGCTATCACATCGTCAGCGAGATTCAGCAGCATATCCGCGACGGCCGCTCCTACCGGGATCATGCCATCCTGTACCGCACGAACGCCCAGTCCCGGGTGATCGAGGAAATCTTCCTCAAATCCAATATCCCGTATCAGATCGTCGGCGGCATCCGCTTCTACGAGCGGAAGGAGATCAAGGATCTGCTCGCCTACTTGCGGCTTGTCTCGAACACGGACGACGATATCAGCTTCCTGCGGATCGTCAACGAACCGAAGCGGGGGATCGGACAAGCCACTTTGGATGTGCTGACCGCTTATGCAGCCGGCAGAGGCCTCTCGCTCTTCGCGAGTTTGGACGAGCTGGATGCGATCGAGATCGGCACCAGACAGAAGAATGCGCTGTATGATTTCAAACAGCTTATCGATCAGCTTCGGCAGATGGCGGATTACCTGCCGGTAACGGAGCTGACGGAGCAGCTGCTGGAGAGGACCGGGTATCGGGCGCAGCTCGCACAGGAGAATACGATCGAATCGCGCACACGGGTTGAGAATATCGATGAGTTCCTGTCGGTAACGCAGGATTATGAAGAGAAGAATGAAGATAAATCCCTGCTCGCCTTCCTGACGGATCTGGCGCTGATCGCCGATATTGATACGCTGGCCGATGAGAACCCGGAGGACCCCGAGGACCGAGTGACGCTTATGACGATGCACAGCGCGAAGGGCTTGGAGTTCCCTTATGTGTTCGTAATCGGCATGGAGGAAGGGGTGTTCCCGCACAGCCGGGCGTTGAACGATCCGGAAGAATTGGAGGAGGAACGCCGCCTCGCCTATGTTGCGATAACGCGGGCAGAAGAGAAATTGGTGCTGTCCTGCGCCAGGATGCGCACCTTGTTCGGTCGGACAAATCTGAATATGCCGTCGCGCTTCCTGCAAGAGATTCCGGAGGAGATCACGGAAGTGGTCGGCGGAGATGCTGATGGCGGCTATGGTTACGGAGGCGCAGGCGGTTATGGCAGGGCCGGCTATGGCGGAGCAAGCGGCTATGGCCGCTCCGGAGGTTATGGCGGGGTCAGCCGCTACAGCGGGAGCCGATGGATGGATGACTGGGATGCCGTCGATGAGCCGGATGCCGGCTCAAGCTGGAGCAGCAGCGGTGCGGCGCAGCGGTCGTCCAACGGCCGGCGCGCTGCTTCCCGTTCCACCTATGGTGCGGGACGCGTGATCGGCGGCGCTGCTAACCAGTCCGGCGGGGATGGAGGCGGCGGATCCGTGGAGTGGAAGACGGGGGACAAGGTCTCCCATAAGAAATGGGGCATCGGCACCGTCGTCTCGGTGAAGGGCAGCGGAGATGATCAGGAACTGCAGATCGCGTTCCCTGCTCCGACGGGGATCAAGAAGCTGCTGGCCCGATTCGCGCCGATTACGAAGGCGTAG
- a CDS encoding response regulator transcription factor: protein MEKLKILIVDDEYLIRNLIRMCLDWEKHGFTIIGEASSALEALDLLEELEPDIIFTDISMPHMDGITFSSKVLNLYPYTKIVIITGYDEFDYAQRSIKLGISDFILKPIRAAELLDVMNKLKHQIEEERARDEQLEALRKELERNLPVLREKFVASWLEGNIAKDELRDKCRYYNMPSVIREGNVQAAVIEVALSAKDKTEEQLLLKEMQCKNRTEAFFEHDERIMVVSDAKNRIVILAMNRAENLVNDCERLITVLTKAFDCEVNIGVGRLHESLEDVPESYWEACRALRYKVFTGKNQVIYYDDVVASRGQQYRSNPDLLQQLHFYISAGAADQAMKILHQIFDISFSDASQIRLAIMDVVTHCIHAAIEQQIDGEHVFKKDTLTAILSADDLPEAMRQIEGYVRHLAEQIDAKSRGDKQDLVSQVKAYIEDNLGDPDLKLQSVAELFYVSPGHLSRLMKQETGQSFVTYLTNQRMKKAAALLRETDLRGYQIGEQVGVPDPHYFSHVFKKNTGMSISEYRERFAPKKGDQVEEQDV, encoded by the coding sequence ATGGAGAAATTGAAGATCTTGATTGTCGATGATGAGTATTTGATCCGAAATCTGATCCGCATGTGCCTCGATTGGGAGAAACACGGCTTTACCATTATCGGTGAAGCATCGAGCGCCCTGGAGGCGCTGGACTTGCTCGAAGAGCTGGAGCCGGATATCATCTTCACGGATATTTCCATGCCGCACATGGACGGCATTACCTTCAGCAGCAAGGTACTCAACCTGTATCCCTATACCAAAATCGTCATCATCACGGGCTATGATGAATTTGATTATGCACAAAGGAGCATTAAGCTGGGCATATCTGATTTTATCCTCAAACCGATCCGCGCCGCTGAACTGTTGGATGTGATGAACAAGTTAAAACACCAGATCGAAGAGGAAAGGGCACGGGATGAACAGTTAGAGGCGCTGCGCAAGGAACTGGAACGAAATCTGCCGGTGCTGAGGGAAAAATTCGTCGCCAGCTGGTTAGAAGGGAATATTGCCAAGGATGAGCTGAGGGACAAATGCCGTTACTACAACATGCCCTCAGTCATCCGTGAGGGAAACGTGCAAGCCGCTGTCATAGAAGTCGCCCTTTCTGCAAAAGATAAAACAGAAGAACAACTCCTGCTAAAGGAGATGCAGTGCAAAAACCGAACAGAAGCTTTCTTCGAACATGATGAGCGGATCATGGTAGTGTCCGATGCCAAAAACCGCATCGTGATACTGGCCATGAATCGAGCCGAAAACTTGGTGAATGATTGCGAACGGCTGATCACGGTGTTGACCAAAGCCTTCGATTGCGAGGTCAATATCGGTGTCGGGCGGCTGCACGAATCATTGGAAGACGTACCCGAATCCTATTGGGAAGCCTGTCGTGCCCTCCGCTACAAAGTGTTCACCGGCAAAAACCAGGTCATCTACTATGACGACGTGGTCGCGAGCAGGGGACAGCAGTATCGTTCCAATCCGGACTTACTGCAGCAGCTGCATTTTTATATCAGTGCAGGTGCTGCTGATCAAGCCATGAAGATCCTGCATCAGATATTCGATATCTCCTTCTCCGATGCGTCGCAGATCCGTCTGGCAATCATGGATGTGGTCACCCATTGCATCCATGCAGCCATCGAACAGCAGATCGACGGCGAACACGTCTTCAAGAAGGATACGCTGACGGCCATCCTGTCTGCCGACGATCTTCCGGAAGCCATGAGACAGATCGAGGGCTATGTACGCCACTTAGCAGAGCAGATCGATGCCAAAAGCCGGGGCGACAAACAAGACCTGGTCAGCCAAGTGAAGGCGTATATCGAGGACAACTTGGGAGACCCCGACCTAAAGCTGCAATCCGTAGCAGAGCTTTTCTATGTCAGTCCAGGTCATCTCAGCCGTCTCATGAAGCAGGAAACCGGACAATCCTTTGTGACCTATTTGACGAACCAGCGGATGAAAAAAGCCGCTGCCTTGCTTCGGGAAACGGATCTAAGGGGATACCAGATCGGTGAACAGGTCGGCGTTCCCGATCCCCACTATTTCAGCCATGTGTTCAAGAAGAACACCGGCATGTCCATCAGTGAATACCGGGAACGGTTTGCCCCCAAGAAAGGTGATCAGGTTGAAGAACAGGATGTTTGA
- the ligA gene encoding NAD-dependent DNA ligase LigA, protein MASPMDRMKQLVDELNHHNYLYYTLDQPEISDAEYDQLYDELVRLERETGVILPESPTQRVGGEILEGFEEHRHLARLWSLDKAQTDDDLEAWYQRVTRLIHEYNREHPEDPLPEPTFSVELKYDGLTINLTYDHGVLVQAATRGNGITGEGILAQVKTIRSIPLTIPYRDGIIEVQGEGIMYLSVLEQYNKTATEPLKNARNAAAGALRNLNPAVTAERKLDAFIYNVGYSDRQLFATHQEMVQFLKDNRFKVNPYIAFVQTMDEVKAELEAIKARRHELDYLIDGAVIKLTDLRTREVLGYTEKFPRWAIAYKFEAEEVTTILRDVTWEVGRTGKITPVAIVEPVEIGGVTVQRCTLNNIGDIERKNVKHALGAEVYIRRSNDVIPEILGKVTDEKDGEEIQYPEECPACGSKLVQRGAHLFCENSLGCKPQMVARLTHFASRNAMDIESLSIMTADQLFTELDVRDPADLYDLKFEDLIRLERFGERKAQKLLDAIEKSKQCDLASFLFALGIPNTGITTTRSLAEHFKSLEAVRQATVEELLQIPDVGQIVAESIISFFADPRVKESIDRMLAAGVSPQFEEPELAGETAIVSEFSGKNVVLTGTLQKMTRGEAAKLLEQAGAKVAGSVSKKTDFVIAGEKAGSKLKKAQELGVTVLDEETFLAKLRLK, encoded by the coding sequence ATGGCTTCGCCTATGGATCGCATGAAGCAACTGGTGGATGAGCTGAATCACCACAATTATCTATATTACACATTAGACCAGCCGGAGATCAGCGATGCGGAATATGATCAGCTGTATGACGAACTGGTTCGTCTGGAGCGGGAAACCGGCGTCATCCTGCCTGAGTCGCCAACGCAACGCGTCGGCGGGGAGATCTTGGAGGGCTTCGAGGAGCATCGGCACCTCGCCCGCCTGTGGAGTCTGGACAAGGCGCAGACGGATGACGATCTGGAGGCATGGTACCAACGGGTGACCCGGCTGATCCATGAATACAATCGGGAACATCCAGAAGATCCGCTTCCCGAGCCGACGTTCTCTGTGGAGTTAAAATATGACGGCCTCACGATCAACCTGACCTATGATCATGGGGTGCTCGTGCAAGCGGCAACGCGGGGCAACGGGATCACAGGCGAAGGCATCCTGGCCCAGGTGAAGACGATCCGCTCCATCCCGCTGACGATCCCTTACCGCGACGGGATCATCGAGGTGCAGGGCGAGGGGATCATGTATCTGTCCGTGCTTGAACAATATAACAAAACGGCAACAGAACCGCTCAAAAATGCACGCAATGCCGCAGCCGGCGCCTTGCGCAACCTAAACCCGGCGGTGACAGCGGAGCGGAAGCTGGATGCTTTTATCTACAATGTCGGTTATTCCGATCGCCAGCTGTTCGCGACCCATCAGGAGATGGTGCAGTTCCTTAAGGATAATCGCTTCAAAGTCAATCCGTATATCGCCTTCGTGCAGACGATGGACGAAGTGAAGGCGGAGCTCGAAGCGATCAAAGCACGGCGCCATGAGCTGGATTATCTGATCGACGGCGCGGTGATCAAGCTGACGGATCTGCGGACGCGCGAAGTGCTGGGCTATACGGAGAAGTTCCCGCGCTGGGCGATCGCTTATAAATTTGAAGCAGAAGAAGTGACGACGATCCTGCGCGATGTGACGTGGGAGGTCGGACGTACAGGCAAGATTACGCCTGTAGCGATTGTTGAGCCCGTTGAGATCGGCGGCGTGACAGTACAGCGGTGCACGCTCAACAACATCGGCGATATCGAACGGAAGAATGTGAAGCATGCGCTGGGCGCAGAAGTCTACATTCGCCGTTCGAACGATGTGATCCCGGAGATCCTGGGCAAGGTGACCGATGAGAAGGACGGGGAAGAGATTCAGTACCCCGAAGAGTGCCCGGCCTGCGGCTCGAAACTAGTGCAGCGCGGCGCGCACTTGTTCTGCGAGAACAGCCTCGGCTGCAAGCCGCAGATGGTCGCCCGTCTGACCCACTTCGCTTCGCGCAATGCGATGGACATCGAGTCCTTAAGCATCATGACCGCTGATCAACTCTTCACCGAGCTGGACGTTAGGGATCCGGCAGATCTCTATGATCTGAAGTTCGAGGATCTTATCCGCTTGGAGCGGTTTGGTGAGCGGAAAGCGCAGAAACTGCTCGATGCGATTGAGAAGAGCAAGCAGTGCGATCTTGCGTCCTTCCTCTTTGCGCTTGGCATTCCGAATACGGGAATCACCACGACGAGGTCTTTGGCCGAGCACTTCAAGAGTTTGGAGGCGGTCCGCCAAGCCACCGTCGAGGAGCTGCTGCAGATTCCTGACGTCGGTCAGATCGTCGCCGAGAGCATCATCTCGTTCTTTGCCGATCCGCGTGTCAAGGAAAGCATCGATCGGATGCTGGCAGCGGGGGTTTCACCCCAGTTCGAGGAACCGGAGCTCGCGGGGGAGACAGCCATAGTCAGCGAATTCAGCGGCAAGAACGTCGTGCTGACAGGCACGCTGCAGAAGATGACGCGGGGGGAAGCCGCGAAGCTCCTCGAGCAGGCGGGAGCGAAGGTGGCGGGAAGCGTCTCGAAGAAGACGGATTTCGTCATCGCCGGCGAGAAAGCAGGCAGCAAGCTGAAGAAGGCGCAGGAACTGGGCGTGACGGTATTGGACGAAGAAACCTTCCTAGCGAAGTTGAGGCTGAAGTGA
- a CDS encoding carbohydrate ABC transporter permease, with protein MDKVFSNKRDIAIFVGPTLLLFFGIVLIPIFVSSYYSLLEWNGVTKPTFIGLDNYVEMFTDSRALNSMKNSLLYAGASVFIQLPISLLLALILASGIKGEGFYRTVYFIPVLLSTVVIAQLWSKIYNADYGMLNTLLTNIGLPHLAQDWLGQRETALAASFIPTLWQYVGYHMLLMYAGAKSVSPELIEAAKIDGASTIRTAFSIVIPLMKPILKVSLVFSVIGALKIFDLIYVLTGGGPFFTTEVPSTLMYTTIFDTYRYGYGSALSVFIILECLLFTVIINKFFKTDY; from the coding sequence ATGGATAAAGTATTTTCAAACAAAAGGGACATCGCGATATTCGTCGGTCCGACCCTTTTGCTTTTTTTTGGGATTGTATTGATTCCGATTTTCGTATCTAGTTATTACAGCCTGCTGGAATGGAACGGCGTTACGAAACCGACATTCATCGGCCTGGACAACTACGTTGAGATGTTCACCGACTCGCGGGCGCTGAATTCGATGAAAAACTCTTTGCTCTATGCCGGTGCATCGGTCTTCATCCAATTGCCCATCTCGCTTCTGCTTGCTTTAATCCTCGCATCAGGGATTAAGGGAGAAGGGTTCTACCGCACGGTATACTTCATTCCGGTTCTGTTATCCACCGTTGTGATCGCACAGCTCTGGTCGAAGATCTACAATGCCGACTACGGGATGCTCAACACCTTGCTGACCAATATCGGACTTCCCCATTTGGCGCAGGATTGGCTTGGACAACGGGAAACCGCCTTGGCTGCTTCGTTCATCCCAACCTTGTGGCAATATGTTGGGTACCACATGCTCTTGATGTATGCAGGAGCCAAGTCGGTCTCGCCGGAACTCATCGAAGCGGCTAAGATCGACGGTGCATCTACCATTCGGACGGCCTTCTCCATCGTCATTCCGCTGATGAAACCGATTCTTAAAGTCAGCTTAGTGTTCTCTGTCATCGGTGCACTCAAGATCTTCGATCTGATCTATGTATTGACCGGCGGCGGACCGTTCTTTACAACCGAGGTTCCGAGCACTTTGATGTACACGACGATCTTCGATACGTACCGGTACGGTTACGGAAGTGCTTTGTCCGTCTTTATCATCTTAGAGTGCTTGCTTTTCACGGTTATCATCAACAAATTTTTCAAAACGGACTATTGA